A single Mus caroli chromosome 15, CAROLI_EIJ_v1.1, whole genome shotgun sequence DNA region contains:
- the Mgat3 gene encoding beta-1,4-mannosyl-glycoprotein 4-beta-N-acetylglucosaminyltransferase, with translation MKMRRYKLFLMFCMAGLCLISFLHFFKTLSYVTFPRELASLSPNLVSSFFWNNAPVTPQASPEPGGPDLLRTPLYSHSPLLQPLSPSKATEELHRVDFVLPEDTTEYFVRTKAGGVCFKPGTRMLEKPSPGRTEEKPEVAEGSSARGPARRPTRHVLSTRERLGSRGTRRKWVECVCLPGWHGPSCGVPTVVQYSNLPTKERLVPREVPRRVINAININHEFDLLDVRFHELGDVVDAFVVCESNFTAYGEPRPLKFREMLTNGTFEYIRHKVLYVFLDHFPPGGRQDGWIADDYLRTFLTQDGVSRLRNLRPDDVFIIDDADEIPARDGVLFLKLYDGWTEPFAFHMRKSLYGFFWKQPGTLEVVSGCTMDMLQTVYGLDGIRLRRRQYYTMPNFRQYENRTGHILVQWSLGSPLHFAGWHCSWCFTPEGIYFKLVSAQNGDFPRWGDYEDKRDLNYIRSLIRTGGWFDGTQQEYPPADPSEHMYAPKYLLKNYDQFRYLLENPYREPKSNVEGGRRNQGSDGRPSAVRGKLDTVEG, from the coding sequence ATGAAGATGAGACGCTACAAGCTCTTTCTCATGTTCTGTATGGCTGGCCTGTGCCTCATATCCTTCCTGCACTTCTTTAAGACCTTATCCTATGTCACCTTCCCGAGAGAACTGGCCTCCCTCAGCCCTAACCTCGTATCCAGCTTCTTCTGGAACAATGCCCCTGTCACTCCCCAGGCCAGTCCGGAGCCGGGTGGCCCCGACCTATTGCGGACACCCCTCTACTCCCACTCTCCCCTGCTCCAGCCACTGTCCCCGAGCAAGGCCACAGAGGAACTGCACCGGGTGGACTTCGTGTTGCCGGAGGACACCACGGAGTATTTTGTGCGCACCAAAGCTGGTGGTGTGTGCTTCAAACCAGGTACCAGGATGCTGGAGAAACCTTCGCCAGGGCGGACAGAGGAGAAGCCCGAAGTGGCTGAGGGCTCCTCAGCCCGGGGTCCTGCTCGGAGGCCCACGAGGCACGTGTTGAGTACGCGGGAGCGCCTGGGCAGCCGGGGTACTAGGCGCAAGTgggttgagtgtgtgtgtctgccaggCTGGCACGGGCCCAGCTGCGGGGTGCCCACGGTGGTGCAGTATTCCAACCTGCCCACCAAGGAACGCCTGGTACCCAGGGAGGTGCCGAGGCGGGTTATCAACGCCATCAACATCAACCACGAGTTCGACCTGCTGGATGTGCGCTTCCATGAGCTGGGAGATGTCGTGGACGCCTTCGTGGTCTGCGAATCTAATTTTACCGCCTACGGGGAGCCTCGGCCGCTCAAGTTCCGAGAGATGCTGACCAATGGCACCTTCGAGTACATCCGCCACAAGGTGCTCTATGTCTTCCTGGACCACTTCCCACCTGGTGGCCGTCAGGACGGCTGGATTGCGGATGACTACCTGCGCACCTTCCTCACCCAGGATGGCGTCTCCCGCCTGCGCAACCTGCGGCCCGATGACGTCTTTATCATCGACGATGCGGACGAGATCCCTGCGCGTGATGGTGTGCTGTTCCTCAAACTCTACGATGGCTGGACAGAGCCCTTCGCCTTCCACATGCGGAAGTCCCTGTATGGTTTCTTCTGGAAACAGCCGGGCACACTGGAGGTGGTGTCAGGCTGCACCATGGACATGCTGCAGACCGTGTATGGGCTGGATGGCATCCGCCTGCGCCGCCGCCAGTACTACACCATGCCCAACTTCCGGCAGTATGAGAACCGCACCGGCCACATCCTAGTGCAGTGGTCTCTCGGCAGCCCCCTGCACTTCGCGGGCTGGCATTGCTCCTGGTGCTTCACACCCGAGGGCATCTACTTTAAACTCGTGTCGGCCCAGAATGGCGACTTCCCCCGCTGGGGTGACTATGAGGACAAGAGGGACCTCAATTACATCCGCAGCTTGATCCGCACTGGGGGATGGTTCGACGGCACGCAGCAGGAGTACCCTCCTGCGGACCCCAGTGAGCACATGTATGCTCCTAAATACCTGCTCAAGAACTATGACCAGTTCCGCTACTTGCTGGAAAATCCCTACCGGGAGCCCAAGAGCAATGTAGAGGGTGGGCGCCGGAACCAGGGCTCAGATGGAAGGCCATCTGCTGTCAGGGGCAAGTTGGATACAGTGGAGGGCTAG